A segment of the Candidatus Protochlamydia naegleriophila genome:
GAGCGGGAAGCGGGTGAAAGTAAATATATGGTACTCGTTGGCGCAGGGCATCTTTCTTATTGCGACGGGGTGCCAGGATTATCGGAGCTTTGCCACGTTCCTTCCCTATTTTTTAGAGAAAGTGAGAAAAAGACCTCCTACACTCCTGATAGCGTCAACTTAAATATGCATTTGAGAAAGGCGCAACAAGTGTTTAACCATGCACCCAACCAAGTTTATCGATTGAACGCTCTTATAGATATTAAAGAAGAGGTTTAGCTGAAATATGTCCTACAGTTTTTTGCTTCAGCCTGCCTGGGAAATCATTTTAAATAACGGTTTTTAAGACGATGGAAGGGGTAGGTGAGGTAGGCTTTGAAGAAGGGGAAAAAACGATAGTGAAAGATGATGTCGATAATGTCTTGATTGCTCAGGAGCCTGAAGGAGTTGACAACGCGATCGACAAATGAATCCTTACGAGAAGTTACTAGATGTTCTATGATGTATTTTGAATAGAGCCATTTCCTACCAAAATAATGGCTCATTCTTTTGTCGTAATCTTCAAAATTGACGATGTCTTGATTTAAGAAGCGGATTATTTCTTCTCCACCCATTCGGCCACTGACTAAGGCATGTCGAATACCTTCACATCCTAACGGATTAATGGAAGAGATGGCATCGCCGATGGCAATCACGGGACCTGCATGCCGTTTTTCTTTTTGACCTTTGGTGTAGTAAATGGTTTTTCCATGCTTGTCAATGATGTCTCCTTCCTCACTTTCTCCGCATAAGGCGAGAAGTTTATCCAGATAGTGGCGATAAGAAGGGTCATAGGGAAGATACTGTTTATTTTGAAAATAGCGGATGACTCCTACTTTTAGACGATTGGGTGCCATGGCAAAAATCCAGCCATATCCTTGAGGCATCCATTGATGCCCTAAGAAAAAGTGCATCGATTGGGCAAATTGGGCATAGGCACTTGGTGAGACGTTGAGGTGATACTCGATCCCTGTAACAGCCATGGCTTGATTCTTGTCGTATGCGTTTTTTAAAAGGACTTTTCTTTCGCTTCCGGTAGCATCCACTAAAACTTTTGTTTTTACTGGAAAGATTTCCTGGGTAGCCAAATCTTTAAGCCTGACCTGCACGAAGCCATTGGAAAGAGCGTGGGATTGATAGCTGCAGCTTAAGCGCACTTCCCCTCCTTGCTTGACCGTTTCCTCAGCGAGAAAGGCGCGCAGCTTGTCAAAGTCCAAAACGGGGCCAAAAGCAACATCTGCCTCCCAATTCGCTTGTGTACTAGTAGAAGAGATGGCCAACCTGTTCCAATAGGTCCCGACTGTGGAAGAGGGAATGGCAAATTCTTCCATCATTTGAAGCGGTCCCCCTCCACTTGAATAGTTATTTTCCAAAAAGTCTTTGGCTCGATCGATTAAAAGAACTGTTTTGCCTCGAAGGGCAAGTTCCCGCGCACATTGTCCACCGGCAGGTCCTGCCCCTACAATGATGGCGTCATAGTGGTCCATATAGCCTCCAGTGTGCATGAATAGTTAGATACCAATAAGCCTGATCTGCAACTTAATTCAAAAGATGAAAATAAACAAATTATTTTAATTTATACTTGTAATGGTTTTTTTATTTAATAGGTTGATTTTAAGGGTTTTAAGTTTATAACCAGGCAGACTGTTGATACTTAAGCAACAACTATTCAAGTTACAGAGGGTTTTAGAACGACTGTAAGCCTTCTAGGGACGAACGGTTAGCGAGAACCTATGGGTTGTATGAGACGGACCTAGCATTACTGCTTGCGGGGTGGTCACTGAAAAATTTTTGCCAAATTGCACTGTTGTGGTATGATCGTTGTCTTATGAAATAGGCGAGGAATTATGGACATTTGGCTCGATACCACCAATGTAAAAACTATTCAAAAAGCTGTTCGTGTGGGGATTCTATCTGGCGTTACGACGAACCCCAGTTTGCTTGCCCACAACAAAAAAGATGTAGAAAAAACTTTAGAAGACCTTTTGCATCACCAAGAAGGACCTGTGACGGTTCAAGTCGTGGCCGATGATACGCATGAGATGCTCCAGCAGGGGCAAATGCTCTATTCTTTTTCCAACCGCATCATTGTTAAAGTTCCAATCACAAAAAATGGATTAGAGGCCATTCATCTCCTGGTTAGGCAGGGAATCCCAACCATGGCGACGGTCGTTTTCCATCCTCGTCAAGCTTTGATGGCTGCTTTGGCCGGAGCCAATTACGTTGCTCCCTATATAAGCCGCATTGAAAAAATGGGCAAAGACCCATGGGAGATGCTCAATTCTATGACAACTATTTTTCAGCACTATCGTTTGCAAACAAAAATTTTAGGGGCTTCCTTAAGTTCGATCGAGCAGGTTGTGAAGTGTGCCGAAATAGGCATCTATGGAGTGACGTTGAAGGATGAAATTTTTGAAAAAATGATTGAAGATAATCCGGCCACTTTAGAAGGGGTTCACCAGTTTTCCGAAGACTGGAAAAAAGCTTCTTCTTCTCTTTTTAGTTCGTGATCGTATGCCAGAAGAACTAGAACTCCTTTTAGTTAATCTGTTTGAGAAAAACGCTTTGATGAGTGCCGTTTTGAGTTCCCCTTTCGCAAAGGGGGGGCAAAAAGTGACGTTGCGGCAGCTGACTATTAAAGAGCGGCCAGTTTATCAGGTCACGACGATGAAAGAGCGGCAGGCATTTCATCAAAACTACTCTTCAGAAGAGGCTCTTGCTTATTTTCAAGCGAATATATTTGATTTCAAGCAAACATTTTTGCATGCCACTGATACCGATTATCAAGTCCTCATCAACAAGAAGAGGCATGTAACGATTCTCAAGAAGGCTTCTTCAAAAACTACCCTTCCTTTAGCTCATAACCGCACAAAGCACTACATTCTCAATGAAGGAACACCGATCCCCTTTTTGATAGAGCTTGGGGTGATGAGTCCTGAGGGAAAGGTGCATGCTCAAAAGAAGGATAAATTCCGGCAGGTCAATCGCTTCTTGGAAATGGTCGACGATCTCTTGGCTCAACTGAGTCCTCAGCCTTCTTTGCATATCGTCGATTTTGGATGTGGGAAAGCCTATCTCACCTTTGCACTGTTTTACTTTTTGACATCGATCAAGGGCTATTGTGTCAAAATGACGGGAATAGATTTGAAATCGGACGTCATTGAGCTGTGTCAAAAACTTGCTCGCAAGCTTGGATGTGGAAACGATTTAAACTTCGTTTTAGGTGATGTCAATGGCTTCGAAACAAAACAGTCCGTTGATTTGGTTATTTCTTTGCATGCCTGTGATACGGCTACCGACGCGGCCTTAGAAAAGGCTGTTAGATGGCAGTCTCGCGCCATTTTGTGCGTGCCTTGCTGTCAACATGAGCTTTTCAAGCAGGTGCGCAATGAAGCGCTCGCTCCTCTTTTGACACATGGAATCTTGAAGGAGCGGTTTGCTGCCTTGGCAACCGATGCAGCACGCGTTCAGCTTTTGGAGGCTTTGGGGTATCAGGCTCAAATCATGGAATTTATCGATCTTGAACACACACCCAAGAACCTCCTGATTCGCGCCACGCGTCGCAAAGCAGATAACCAGGCTCATGCACAGCAGGCGTGGCAAGCCTACCTAACCTTCAAAGAGGCGCTGCAGATCGATCATTCTTTAGAAAGGCGTTTTCAAAAAGAGTTGGGTGGATGACCCTTAAGGTGTGGGGCTATTCTTCTAAGTGGGCTAGGGATTCGAATTTCTGTGCCGAATGATTAATGCAGGCACCGAAAGAGATGAATTTACTTTGATTTGAAGTACATTTCTCTCGCTTGAAACAACCGATGTTTAGATGAGAGCTTGTCATTGTATAGAGATTTATTGGCATTGATTAAGCAGGCAAATATACTTGCACATACTCCGAATGATAGGCCAAGCTCTTTTGCAAAGTGTATTGGCAAATGATTTTCTGCAAATACCAGAATGTCTCGGTAATTTTTTGACTTAAGCGCATAAAAGGCGAGCTGAAAGAAAAAGTTGTGAGCGTCTCTTATGACGGCCTTAGATTGATGAGCAAGCAGGTGTAGAGTCTTGTCTGTGTAGGGGCCTGATTTGTTCTAACGTAATGTAATCAAACTCTTATTCTGGAAGGTGTCTTCCTTTGCCTCCATCGATCCAGTGGGGATCATTGCGATTTTGCATCCACCAATTATCGGAAGGAGTTTGCAGAATTGTTTCGGCCAGTTTGAGTGCCATGGGGGTTTGAAGCCGCTGACGTACGCGTTGAAACCAATCGAATGCTCTTTCATTTCCCAATTCTTGTTCTCTTTTGAGGACGAGCAAGAGTTCTATCTGGTCGGCATCGTGGGCAATTTGAGCCTCTAGCGAATCACCTTGTTCATAGTCTTGGATCCAGTTCACTACTTCAGGCCCAAGAGTAGAGCCTTTCGCTAGATCTTCTAAGGCTATGCCAAGATTTGGCCTGACATATTTTTTTTGCACGTAGTTAAGATCACCGATGCGCGCTTCAGGTAAGTCGTGCAAAAGGCATAGCATCATCAGCTTATAACGGTCGATAGGCTGATCGCTTAAGTGAGCCAGAGCATAGCCTATCAAGGCTACCCGGAAACTGTGCTCGGCAACCGATTGCTTGCCAGAGCCTAGAAAGGCAAAGCCTGAACGAGGAACATGAGCCAGCATTCCAATTTCATGTAGGAGATTGACAATTTCAGGAAGAAGTGACATGCGTAACATCCTTGGCTAATGTATGAATTTCAATCATCCCTTTTATCCCTATTTTTTGAAAATGCTCTTTTTCTAACCAATATTAAGAAAAAATTAACTTATCTCTTTATATTATCTTCATTGCTAAATCGTATGCTCTTTGTTAAAAAAATCTACTTGGAGTTTTATGATTCAAACAATTCATCCTGTAATAATTGAGAATTTTCTTCAGTTGAATGAAGTTCCTCGCCTTCATCCTTTTTTTGAGAAAATCATTGATAAGCAAGTTCACGAGATTGCGCTCAATATTTTTGAAAAAATCGTTGATTATGTCTGTCGTTATTGTTATGGCGCCTATTATAAGAGATTGGGTTCTCTAGAGGGTTTTGTTGATCAACTGCCTCAAAGGATTCACCGCTTTGGAGATGGAGCTCCTCTTTATGATCTTACGGAGACGGGAAGAGCAGAAATTGAGGCTAAAAGAATGGTTAATTTAATTACCTCTGAAACCTATCTTATTGAAATGATCAAATTGGATCAGACGGATGTTCACTTCGATCCGGATTTAGATGTGTCAGCCTTTTTTGGTAGAGAGCATAATACCGAATACATGCTTGTCAAAGATCATCCGCAAGATCGCCATTTGGTGACGATCATTGAAAAGGAAATGGATGGTAAGGAAAGGGAGTGGACGGTCAATTGCGAGGATCGCTTAGATAAGATTAATCCCTTTGATAATAGACCGGCTGGGCAATATCTGCTGGCAGATCCTCATTTTGATGATCCGATGCCTGTCATTGATTTTTTCTAATTTAAGAAAAGAGAGGTTTTCTACCTCTCTTTTTTCCCGCAACTTTCACCTCAATTCAATCAACATCTGCCTTGATAAGGTATCCTTTTTTACTACAATAGTCTTTTTCAAAAACAACTCAGTTTGCTAGATTGCTAGTAAATTAAGTTTTGACTTGATAAATCTCTATGGCGGAGCTTGCTTTTTGTCTTTGGTAGGTTTTTCCATTTTGAAGGCAAAAGGTTTATCAAAGTCAATTACGCGTTTGTGAGGGATAGAAATGGGTGACGAACAAGACGAAAAGGTAATGGAAGCATATAGGGAACTGTATGATGTCACCATTCCTGACCTCGATTATTACATTCGTCAAATCGATTGCCGTGATGGCTGTCCCGTCAAAACAGATGGACGCGGCTACATGATGGCCTTGCATGCCGGAAATTTATTGGAAGGGTACAAAATTGCTAGGGGGCCTAATCCTTTTGCTTCTATCTGCGGGATGATATGCGGTGCTCCTTGTGAAATCGCGTGCAGGCGTGACCGGGTCGACAAAACTTTGACTATCAGGGCTCAGAAACGCTATCTCGATGAGTGGTTTGGCTTAGATAAAGAGGCTCATATCAAGTCGCTCGAATACAGCTATGCCCGCGGATCAACCAAACCTGAACCTAATGGATTGCGCGTGGCCTGCATTGGGGCGGGTGTCGCCTCTTTAACGTGTGCCCACGACCTTCTTCGCTTAGGATATGAGGTCGATGTTTACGAGATGATGCGCAAACCTGGCGGAATGCTTGTCTATGGTGTTCCCACCTACCGCTTAAAAAATGAAGTGGCTATTAACGAATGTTATGCAATCGAACACCTTGGTGCGAAGATGCATTACAATATGAAGGTGGGACGTGATATTACTCTGACAGAGTTGCAAGAGCGTTATAACGCCGTTTTTATAGGCGTTGGGCTGTGGAAATCGCGTGAATTGCCTATTCCC
Coding sequences within it:
- a CDS encoding HD domain-containing protein, with protein sequence MSLLPEIVNLLHEIGMLAHVPRSGFAFLGSGKQSVAEHSFRVALIGYALAHLSDQPIDRYKLMMLCLLHDLPEARIGDLNYVQKKYVRPNLGIALEDLAKGSTLGPEVVNWIQDYEQGDSLEAQIAHDADQIELLLVLKREQELGNERAFDWFQRVRQRLQTPMALKLAETILQTPSDNWWMQNRNDPHWIDGGKGRHLPE
- a CDS encoding transaldolase family protein gives rise to the protein MDIWLDTTNVKTIQKAVRVGILSGVTTNPSLLAHNKKDVEKTLEDLLHHQEGPVTVQVVADDTHEMLQQGQMLYSFSNRIIVKVPITKNGLEAIHLLVRQGIPTMATVVFHPRQALMAALAGANYVAPYISRIEKMGKDPWEMLNSMTTIFQHYRLQTKILGASLSSIEQVVKCAEIGIYGVTLKDEIFEKMIEDNPATLEGVHQFSEDWKKASSSLFSS
- a CDS encoding class I SAM-dependent methyltransferase — protein: MPEELELLLVNLFEKNALMSAVLSSPFAKGGQKVTLRQLTIKERPVYQVTTMKERQAFHQNYSSEEALAYFQANIFDFKQTFLHATDTDYQVLINKKRHVTILKKASSKTTLPLAHNRTKHYILNEGTPIPFLIELGVMSPEGKVHAQKKDKFRQVNRFLEMVDDLLAQLSPQPSLHIVDFGCGKAYLTFALFYFLTSIKGYCVKMTGIDLKSDVIELCQKLARKLGCGNDLNFVLGDVNGFETKQSVDLVISLHACDTATDAALEKAVRWQSRAILCVPCCQHELFKQVRNEALAPLLTHGILKERFAALATDAARVQLLEALGYQAQIMEFIDLEHTPKNLLIRATRRKADNQAHAQQAWQAYLTFKEALQIDHSLERRFQKELGG
- a CDS encoding NAD(P)/FAD-dependent oxidoreductase, giving the protein MDHYDAIIVGAGPAGGQCARELALRGKTVLLIDRAKDFLENNYSSGGGPLQMMEEFAIPSSTVGTYWNRLAISSTSTQANWEADVAFGPVLDFDKLRAFLAEETVKQGGEVRLSCSYQSHALSNGFVQVRLKDLATQEIFPVKTKVLVDATGSERKVLLKNAYDKNQAMAVTGIEYHLNVSPSAYAQFAQSMHFFLGHQWMPQGYGWIFAMAPNRLKVGVIRYFQNKQYLPYDPSYRHYLDKLLALCGESEEGDIIDKHGKTIYYTKGQKEKRHAGPVIAIGDAISSINPLGCEGIRHALVSGRMGGEEIIRFLNQDIVNFEDYDKRMSHYFGRKWLYSKYIIEHLVTSRKDSFVDRVVNSFRLLSNQDIIDIIFHYRFFPFFKAYLTYPFHRLKNRYLK